From the genome of Candidatus Rokuibacteriota bacterium:
CCCTATTTCTCCTGGGCGAGCCGCTGGGAGAGGACGATCAGCGCTTCCAGCTTGGCACGCGCTGATCCTGAGTCGATCGAGTGGCCGGCCAGCGCGACGCCTTCCTTGAGATCCTTCGCTTTTCCCCCGACGACCAGCGCCGCGGCCGCGTTCATCAGCACGATGTCGCGCTTGGGCCCAGCCCCCCCCTTGAGGATCCCGCGGATGATCTGGGCGTTCTCTTCCCGGTCCCCCCCCTGGAGCTCACGAATCGAGGCCCGGCCGAGCCCGAAGTCCTCGGGGCGGACCGTATAGCTCCGCACGACGCCTTCGCGCACCTCTGCGATCGAGCTGTCCCCGGTCGTGGAGATCTCGTCCAGGCCATCGGCGCCGTGGACCACGAAGGCCCGGATCGTCCCGAGCTCAGCGAGCACCCGGGCCAGCGGCTCGATCAGCGCGAGCGAGTACACGCCGACCACCTGGGCGTTGGCATTGGCGGGGTTCGTCAGGGGTCCGAGCATGTTGAACACGGTCCGGATGCCCATCTCCCGGCGAGCCGCCATCACGTGCTTCATCGCCGTGTGGAGGAGCGGCGCGTACAGGAAGCCGATTCCCCCCTCGTCGATGCAGCGCGCCACCTTTGCCGGCGACAGCTCCAGGTTGATCCCCAGCGTCTCGACGACGTCGGCCGACCCGCAGAGGGACGAAACCGACCGGTTCCCGTGCTTGGCGACCTTGAGCCCGGCCCCCGCCACCACGAAGGCCGTGGCCGTCGAGACGTTGAACGTGCCGGCAGCGTCGCCCCCAGTCCCGCACGTGTCGATGAGCATCTCGCGGTCCGTTCCCGTCAGCGCCGCGACCTCTTCCCCGCGCGTCCGCACGCGCACAGCCTTCTGGCGCATCACCTGGGCGAAGCCGATCAACTCTTCCACCGTCTCGCCCTTCATCCGGAGCGCGGTGAGGAAGGCGGCAATCTGGGCGTTGGTGGCGGCTCCCGACATGATCGCTTCCATGGCCGCCGCCGCCTCGATGCGCGTCAGATCCTTCCGCTCCACGAGCGCCCGCACAGCCTCGGTGATGATGGGGCTGGTCATGCGACATCCTCCTTCCTCGCCTTGCGCGGCCCGCAGGCGGCCACGGCCGCGAGAACATCGTCGAGCTTGACGGGTTTGGGGAGAACCTTATCCACGCCGTGGACCTTGAGCTCTTCGGGCGAATACTCCACGCCCCACCCGGTGATCACGAACACCGGAACCGCAGGATCGTGATCCTTGACGGCCCGCGCGACCTGCAAGCCGCTCACCCCCGGCATCGCCAGATCGGTGAGGACGAGGTCGAAGGGCTCGGCCCGGCAGCGTGCGATCGCCTCGGCCCCGTCGGCGACCAACACGACCTCGTGACCGCCCTGGGAGAGGAGATCGCTGAGCACCTCGCGCACCAGCGGCTCGTCGTCCACAACGAGGCAACGCAACGCCGCTGTGGGGGATGACGCGGGTGGCGTCGCGGCCTCGGTCGGCAGCGCCCGGCTCGCGGGAAAGGACAGCCGGAAGGTGGAGCCTTCTCCCGCCGAGCTCCCGACCGAAATCTCGCCGCCGTGGCGGGTGACGATCCCGTAGGTCATCGACAGCCCGAGGCCGGTGCCCAGCGGCCCCTTCGTGGTGAAGAAGGGGTCGAAGATCCGGCGCTGGACGTCCGGAGGCATCCCGACGCCGGTGTCGCTCACCGTGACAACCACGCGCTCGCCCGCGGCCTCGGTGGTCAGCGAGAGCCTCCCTCCCTCGGGCATCGCGTCCACCGCGTTCAGGATCAGGTTCGTGAGGGCTTCCCGGAGCTCGGCCGGATCGCCCGACACCGGCGGAATAGGGGCGAGCGCCGTGACGACCTGAACCGTCGTCCCCCGGCTGTGAGGCTCCTCGGGCCAGCGCGGCCGGGTAACCTCGAGGGCATCCTCGACCACTTGGTTCAGGTCCACCGACACGTAGGGCTGGTCGCGGCGGACGCGCGTGAACTCCTGGATCCGCCGGACGGTCTGGGCCCCGTCGAGGGCCGCCTGCTCGATTACCTGAAGCCACTCGCGGAGCGTGGGGTCCTCGACCCTCCTGGAGAGGAGCTGGGTACGTCCCAGGATCGAGGTGAGGAGGTTGTTGAAGTCGTGAGCGACCCCGGAGGCCATCTCGCCCAGCGCCCGCAGCTTCTCGGTCCTGATGAGCTGGTCCTGGGCGGCAGCCAGCTCGTCGTAGGCCCGCGTGCGCTCCTCGAAGAGCCGGGCGCTCCGGATGGCCAGGGCGGCCAGGCCGGCGATGTTGGCCAGCAGCCGCTGGTCCGACTCGGTGAACGGCTGCACCACGCTCCTGAGCGCCAGCACGCCGACGACGCGGTCGCCGGCGACCATCGGAACTCCGAGCCAGTAGGGGAAGCGGAGCGAGGCGGAGACCGGATCCACACCCTCCCGGCGACAGGTCTCCAGATAGTCGGCAGTCCGGATCGCCTGACGCCGCCCGATCACCCGGCTCATCAGTCCGTACCCCAGCGGGTACCGGCGGGTGGGGTTCGGGTCGGGCTCGCCGTCGCGCATCCTCAGCGCGACCTCGAACTCCCGGCGGGCCTCCTCGTAGAGAAGGATCACCATGTTTCGAGCGTCCAGCACCCGTCCCACCTGCCGGCGGACGGCCTCCAGGAGATGAGCGACGTCGAGCTGGCCGGTCACGGCCCGGGAAACCTCGTAGAGGACCGACAGCTCTTCCACCTTTCGCTGGTGCTCCTGGAAGAGGCGGGCATTCTCCACGGCGATCCCGGCCTGGTTGCCCATCGCCTCGACGAGGGCCAGCTCGGCGTCGGTGAATGCCCGCGTTCGCTCCCACCACACCGCGATGAAGGCGCCGAGCACCTGATCCCTGGCCGCGATCGGAGCGAAGAGCTGGACTTGATGCGGCGCGATCGCCTTCATGGGCTCGGGGATCCGCGGGTCTTCGGGCACGTTGCTCGAGACGACCACGCGCCGGGCGGCGAGCCCCTCGGCGTGGAAGGCGCTCTCGCGGGGATCGACCCGAGCCTTCCGCAACACTTCCAGGAGACACGGGGGCACGTGGTAGCCCACCGCCGGCTCGAGCTGGCCCGTGTCCGGGTCCACCAGCCACGCGCCCACCGAGTCGGCGTCGATGGTTCGAGCCACCTGGCGGAGGAAGTGGCGGAGGAGCGCCTCGAGATCGAGCGTGGACGCCAGCGCCCGGCTCACCGACAGCAGCACCTCCGTCTCTCTCAGCCGTTCCTGCGCCGAGGCGTAGAGGCGGGCGTTCTCGATGGCGATGGCGGCCTGGGTGCCGAACGACGTGAGCACTTCGAGGTCTTCGGCGCTGAAGCGGTAACGGTCTCGGGTGAAGAGGACGAGCACGCCGACGAGCCACTCGCGCACCAGGAGCGGGACGTACACGCCGGAAACAAACCCCTGTTCGCGAAGCCACGTCACGTTGACGATCCGCGGGTCCGCCACCACATCCTCAACCACAAGCGGCTCGCGCGCCATCGCCACGTGGCCGGCG
Proteins encoded in this window:
- the trpD gene encoding anthranilate phosphoribosyltransferase, with the translated sequence MITEAVRALVERKDLTRIEAAAAMEAIMSGAATNAQIAAFLTALRMKGETVEELIGFAQVMRQKAVRVRTRGEEVAALTGTDREMLIDTCGTGGDAAGTFNVSTATAFVVAGAGLKVAKHGNRSVSSLCGSADVVETLGINLELSPAKVARCIDEGGIGFLYAPLLHTAMKHVMAARREMGIRTVFNMLGPLTNPANANAQVVGVYSLALIEPLARVLAELGTIRAFVVHGADGLDEISTTGDSSIAEVREGVVRSYTVRPEDFGLGRASIRELQGGDREENAQIIRGILKGGAGPKRDIVLMNAAAALVVGGKAKDLKEGVALAGHSIDSGSARAKLEALIVLSQRLAQEK
- a CDS encoding GAF domain-containing protein, which translates into the protein MLLAWMLGILYPQTSRHLFAIFVIAVMISAWYGLGPGLLATFLSTLLSEYFLLPPTYSFGIAAAEDLLLLSVFAIVAVAVSVLVAARRRAEAGLRAVLDELEARVEDRTSDLIGAKATLEEEVIRRKRLHERFQSLTRLTQALTASLELPEVLDRVVRAASDLLPGSSARIWVLEGDRLHLRSEWGIRGAHGSGRKTEFALGEGLAGHVAMAREPLVVEDVVADPRIVNVTWLREQGFVSGVYVPLLVREWLVGVLVLFTRDRYRFSAEDLEVLTSFGTQAAIAIENARLYASAQERLRETEVLLSVSRALASTLDLEALLRHFLRQVARTIDADSVGAWLVDPDTGQLEPAVGYHVPPCLLEVLRKARVDPRESAFHAEGLAARRVVVSSNVPEDPRIPEPMKAIAPHQVQLFAPIAARDQVLGAFIAVWWERTRAFTDAELALVEAMGNQAGIAVENARLFQEHQRKVEELSVLYEVSRAVTGQLDVAHLLEAVRRQVGRVLDARNMVILLYEEARREFEVALRMRDGEPDPNPTRRYPLGYGLMSRVIGRRQAIRTADYLETCRREGVDPVSASLRFPYWLGVPMVAGDRVVGVLALRSVVQPFTESDQRLLANIAGLAALAIRSARLFEERTRAYDELAAAQDQLIRTEKLRALGEMASGVAHDFNNLLTSILGRTQLLSRRVEDPTLREWLQVIEQAALDGAQTVRRIQEFTRVRRDQPYVSVDLNQVVEDALEVTRPRWPEEPHSRGTTVQVVTALAPIPPVSGDPAELREALTNLILNAVDAMPEGGRLSLTTEAAGERVVVTVSDTGVGMPPDVQRRIFDPFFTTKGPLGTGLGLSMTYGIVTRHGGEISVGSSAGEGSTFRLSFPASRALPTEAATPPASSPTAALRCLVVDDEPLVREVLSDLLSQGGHEVVLVADGAEAIARCRAEPFDLVLTDLAMPGVSGLQVARAVKDHDPAVPVFVITGWGVEYSPEELKVHGVDKVLPKPVKLDDVLAAVAACGPRKARKEDVA